Proteins encoded in a region of the Panicum hallii strain FIL2 chromosome 3, PHallii_v3.1, whole genome shotgun sequence genome:
- the LOC112885437 gene encoding uncharacterized protein LOC112885437, with the protein MRMLAYGSPADSFDDTYRMAESTVLETVKQFARTVIAVYESDFLRPPTASELETILRVNEARGFPGMIGSIDCMHWEWSNCPTAWHGQYKGHKGKPTIILEAVATQDLRIWHAYFGLPGSHNDINVLHRSPVFYDLVEGRRPQFEFDVNGNKYNMCYYLADGIYPDWATLPEFSKIRGLFPLSKISDVKIFGAILSASLEATAIEQPAENLTMNLVITMEFQYKKRAAAGSSERWEA; encoded by the exons ATGAGGATGCTTGCCTACGGCAGTCCAGCTGATTCGTTCGACGACACATACCGCATGGCCGAGTCAACAGTTCTTGAGACTGTGAAGCAATTTGCAAGAACCGTCATTGCTGTTTATGAGTCTGATTTCTTGAGGCCACCGACTGCAAGCGAGCTTGAGACAATTTTACGAGTCAATGAAGCTAGAGGTTTTCCTGGGATGATCGGCAGCATTGACTGTATGCATTGGGAATGGTCCAACTGCCCGACTGCGTGGCATGGCCAGTACAAGGGGCACAAAGGCAAACCGACCATAATTCTGGAGGCTGTTGCTACGCAGGACTTGCGCATCTGGCATGCATATTTCGGATTGCCTGGGTCCCATAATGACATTAATGTGCTTCATAGGTCCCCGGTGTTTTACGACCTCGTTGAAGGACGAAGACCGCAATTTGAGTTTGATGTTAATGGGAACAAGTACAACATGTGTTACTATCTTGCCGACGGAATATACCCTGATTGGGCTACGTTG CCAG AGTTCAGTAAGATACGTGGGCTATTTCCGTTGTCAAAGATCAGTGATGTTAAGATATTTGGTGCTATATTGTCTGCAAGCTTGGAAGCAACTGCTATTGAACAACCTGCAG AGAATCTGACTATGAACCTCGTGATAACAATGGAATTTCAGTACAAGAAACGGGCAGCTGCTGGCAGTTCAGAG AGGTGGGAGGCCTAG